Proteins from one Sporichthyaceae bacterium genomic window:
- a CDS encoding TetR/AcrR family transcriptional regulator, with the protein MAAAAAVPGRGDVREQAILAATYDLLAVVGYERLTMDAVAEHAHASKTTIYRRWPNKAAMVVAAFAAMDPPPTTELDTGGLRGDLLALVRAVRERFTGANLPRMSSLMFAMQSDPELAMALRAYFLPIRAALTCDLLDRADARGEIPAGLDPAPLRDLTVGALLTRVLVTGEPVDDAYLDALVDGVLLPMLSAPRPTN; encoded by the coding sequence GTGGCTGCAGCGGCGGCAGTGCCCGGGCGCGGCGACGTCCGCGAGCAGGCGATCCTGGCCGCGACCTACGATCTGCTGGCCGTGGTCGGCTACGAACGGCTGACCATGGACGCGGTCGCCGAGCACGCGCACGCCAGCAAGACCACGATCTACCGACGCTGGCCGAACAAGGCCGCGATGGTCGTGGCCGCGTTCGCCGCGATGGATCCCCCGCCGACAACGGAGTTGGACACCGGCGGGCTGCGCGGTGACCTGCTGGCGTTGGTGCGAGCCGTGCGGGAACGTTTCACCGGCGCCAACCTGCCGCGGATGAGCAGCCTGATGTTCGCGATGCAGTCCGACCCGGAACTGGCCATGGCCCTGCGGGCCTACTTCCTGCCGATCCGGGCCGCGTTGACCTGCGACCTGCTCGACCGCGCCGATGCCCGCGGGGAGATTCCGGCCGGCCTCGACCCGGCACCGCTGCGGGATCTGACGGTCGGTGCATTACTGACCCGGGTGCTGGTGACCGGCGAACCGGTCGACGACGCCTACCTCGACGCGCTGGTGGACGGGGTCCTGCTGCCGATGCTGTCGGCGCCTCGCCCGACGAACTGA
- a CDS encoding MBL fold metallo-hydrolase, which produces MCTHPGAGPVPLVVPEHLDAFIGERVPLEPVERVEITTLMDNSVDLLAAGAPGVARSTFGALPTRESGVFAQGNVVDGVVAEHGFSALVEVTTARGDRHRLLFDTGVSPDGMVENMRRLAVRPDGVEVVVCSHGHFDHTGGLDGLARALGGRANLPMVIHPEFWSRRRLALPGRDPWEIPTPSRGALAGAGFEIHEQEHPSFLFDRSVLITGEVPRTTEFERGMIPHQALRGGVWEPDPLILDDQALIVRVRGRGLVILTGCGHAGIVNITRYARALTGESAVAAVVGGFHLTGASFEPVIAPTVDALAACNPALVVPAHCTGWKAAAALAGRLPEAFVANSVGTRLELSA; this is translated from the coding sequence ATGTGCACGCATCCCGGGGCCGGTCCGGTCCCCCTCGTGGTCCCCGAACACCTCGACGCCTTCATCGGCGAGCGCGTGCCGTTGGAGCCGGTCGAGCGGGTGGAGATCACCACGCTGATGGACAACAGCGTCGACCTGCTGGCCGCCGGCGCCCCCGGCGTAGCCCGCTCCACTTTCGGCGCGCTGCCCACGCGCGAGTCCGGGGTCTTCGCCCAGGGCAACGTGGTGGACGGCGTCGTGGCCGAGCACGGGTTCTCGGCGCTGGTCGAGGTCACCACGGCTCGCGGCGACCGGCACCGACTGCTGTTCGACACCGGGGTGAGCCCGGACGGCATGGTCGAGAACATGCGCCGGTTGGCCGTCCGGCCCGACGGCGTCGAGGTCGTGGTCTGCTCGCACGGCCACTTCGACCACACCGGCGGGCTCGACGGACTGGCCCGTGCCCTCGGCGGCCGGGCCAATCTGCCCATGGTCATCCATCCGGAGTTCTGGTCCCGCCGCCGACTGGCGCTGCCCGGGCGCGATCCCTGGGAGATCCCTACGCCGAGCCGCGGTGCCTTGGCCGGCGCCGGGTTCGAGATCCACGAGCAGGAACACCCCTCGTTCCTTTTCGACCGCTCGGTGCTGATCACCGGCGAGGTCCCCCGGACCACCGAGTTCGAGCGCGGCATGATCCCGCATCAGGCGCTGCGCGGTGGGGTGTGGGAGCCCGACCCGTTGATCCTCGACGACCAGGCGTTGATCGTGCGGGTGCGCGGCCGCGGGCTGGTGATCCTTACCGGCTGCGGGCACGCCGGGATCGTCAACATCACCCGCTACGCGCGCGCCCTGACCGGGGAAAGCGCGGTCGCGGCCGTGGTCGGCGGTTTCCACCTGACCGGGGCCTCGTTCGAGCCGGTGATCGCCCCGACGGTGGACGCGCTGGCGGCGTGCAACCCGGCGCTGGTCGTCCCGGCCCATTGCACCGGGTGGAAAGCGGCCGCGGCGTTGGCCGGCCGTCTGCCAGAAGCTTTCGTGGCCAACAGCGTGGGCACGCGCCTGGAACTGAGCGCTTGA
- a CDS encoding MFS transporter — protein MGKGRAALTVVAVAVGLVVSQQITLSVVLPQLAMSLHASQTGLQWILDAYPIGLAALLLTGGALGDRYGRRRMLLLGLVGMAATNVALALCHSVGAAIAWRGVCSVAAAVTFPATLSTLTASFPSQRRSRAVAVWASGAILGGFVGVFAAGGLVEFWSWRSICWATAIASAALIPAVAVFVPESAAPEEAVLDAVSSVTAVLGVGGVTYAIISAGEYGIADVRVLAGGAAGVLMCVLFGLRQLTMRRPMLNLRALAPPAVGIGLIGTTALYFAVYGSIYVSVQYLSVVRGQSTLRLGITVLSYAALLLPATALSTRVMRRFGSGPLIVTGLLTIGAGDLAHTRLTATSGIGGYLIAAVVTGAGVGLAQVPATDAIVRALPASEQGLASAVSDLTREIGAALGIAVAGAVLSAHLGHRGGPTQIFMAGWSPTFYALALACAGCAATVLAIAIRAGRRSPRGRHAAALPGPVRHKAPAAH, from the coding sequence ATGGGCAAGGGCCGAGCCGCACTGACCGTCGTGGCCGTCGCGGTCGGGTTGGTGGTGTCGCAGCAGATCACCTTGAGCGTCGTCCTGCCGCAACTGGCGATGTCGCTGCACGCGTCGCAGACCGGGCTGCAATGGATCCTCGACGCGTACCCGATCGGCCTGGCCGCATTGCTGCTGACCGGCGGGGCGCTCGGCGACCGCTACGGCCGGCGCCGCATGCTGCTGCTCGGCCTGGTCGGGATGGCCGCCACCAACGTCGCGCTGGCGCTGTGCCACTCGGTGGGCGCGGCCATCGCCTGGCGCGGCGTCTGCTCGGTCGCTGCGGCGGTGACCTTCCCGGCAACCCTGTCCACGCTGACTGCCTCGTTCCCGTCGCAGCGGCGTTCCCGCGCGGTCGCGGTGTGGGCCTCCGGCGCGATTCTCGGCGGGTTCGTCGGTGTCTTCGCGGCGGGCGGCCTGGTGGAGTTCTGGTCCTGGCGCTCGATCTGTTGGGCCACCGCGATCGCATCCGCGGCCTTGATCCCGGCCGTCGCCGTGTTCGTCCCGGAGTCGGCCGCGCCGGAGGAGGCCGTGCTGGACGCAGTCAGTTCCGTCACTGCCGTGCTCGGCGTGGGCGGAGTGACCTACGCGATCATCAGCGCGGGCGAGTACGGGATCGCCGACGTCCGGGTGCTGGCCGGCGGCGCCGCCGGAGTGCTCATGTGTGTGCTGTTCGGCCTGCGCCAGTTGACGATGCGCCGCCCGATGCTGAACCTGCGAGCCCTGGCGCCGCCCGCGGTCGGGATCGGGCTGATCGGCACCACCGCCCTGTACTTCGCTGTCTACGGCTCGATCTACGTCTCCGTGCAGTACCTGTCCGTGGTCCGCGGCCAGAGCACGCTCCGCCTCGGGATCACCGTGTTGTCCTACGCGGCCCTGCTGCTGCCCGCGACCGCGTTGTCCACGCGGGTGATGCGCCGGTTCGGCAGCGGCCCGTTGATCGTGACGGGCCTGCTGACGATCGGAGCCGGCGACCTCGCGCACACCCGACTGACCGCGACCTCCGGTATCGGCGGATACCTCATCGCGGCGGTGGTCACCGGAGCCGGCGTCGGCCTGGCCCAGGTGCCCGCCACCGATGCGATCGTCCGCGCACTGCCGGCCTCCGAGCAGGGACTGGCCTCGGCGGTCAGCGATCTGACCCGGGAGATCGGTGCGGCACTCGGGATCGCGGTGGCCGGCGCGGTGCTGTCCGCGCACCTGGGCCACCGCGGCGGCCCGACGCAGATCTTCATGGCCGGTTGGAGTCCGACGTTCTACGCGCTGGCGCTGGCCTGCGCCGGCTGCGCGGCCACGGTGCTGGCCATCGCGATCCGCGCCGGCCGACGCTCCCCGCGCGGCAGACACGCCGCCGCCCTGCCCGGCCCGGTGCGGCACAAGGCTCCGGCCGCTCACTGA